A region from the Salipiger abyssi genome encodes:
- a CDS encoding glycosyltransferase 61 family protein, producing MSWVDTMRMTKSAGDGATDRPGSSPAISGGPRIFTYHNQGLPEMTRFADIPVVPVTENNGMVLRGGPVWPDWRAAGPLRHNRSGQPVDRFPPALPGQQADFDAPATWGGHCVDHFGHFVAEHGTRILQARSSHGDKVMLFTLERGKTAAQLPRFFWQTLSWYGVAGEQVRFVHQPLRVAELWAAPMAEQWAHVPTSQGYLDLLDANTEARGLTPKPNSVVYVSRAAMEATAEGHGAGEPYLNQALEQLGVTVIRPEAMPLAEQLAYYQGADLLIFAEGSAMHGRQLLGRRDQTVVVLNRRPGMRIGLSALQPRVSKLIYVEATRGTASVLWPSGKPWIVRAISLYDTETLIGAFEALGIPLSRVWDERAYLEARDRAIRNWIRIRLDPRQPIDHAASARQVRTDFGNLGLDHLIDELP from the coding sequence ATGAGCTGGGTCGACACGATGCGTATGACAAAATCCGCCGGCGACGGCGCGACCGACCGGCCGGGCTCTTCTCCAGCCATCTCCGGTGGACCGCGGATCTTTACCTATCATAACCAGGGTCTGCCCGAGATGACCCGGTTCGCCGACATCCCGGTGGTGCCGGTGACCGAAAACAACGGCATGGTGCTGCGCGGCGGGCCGGTCTGGCCCGACTGGCGCGCCGCCGGCCCGCTGCGCCACAACCGCTCGGGTCAGCCGGTCGACCGCTTCCCCCCCGCGCTGCCCGGCCAGCAGGCGGACTTCGATGCACCGGCCACTTGGGGCGGGCATTGCGTCGATCATTTCGGCCATTTCGTCGCCGAGCACGGCACCCGGATCCTCCAGGCCCGCAGCAGCCATGGCGACAAGGTGATGCTCTTCACCCTGGAACGGGGCAAGACCGCAGCGCAGCTGCCGCGCTTCTTCTGGCAGACCCTCTCCTGGTACGGGGTGGCGGGCGAACAGGTCCGCTTTGTGCACCAGCCGCTGCGCGTCGCCGAACTCTGGGCCGCGCCGATGGCCGAGCAATGGGCGCATGTCCCCACCAGCCAGGGTTATCTTGATCTTCTGGACGCCAATACCGAGGCGCGGGGGCTGACACCGAAGCCGAACTCCGTCGTTTATGTCTCGCGCGCGGCGATGGAGGCCACCGCCGAAGGCCATGGTGCGGGGGAGCCGTATCTCAACCAGGCGCTGGAGCAACTGGGGGTGACGGTGATCCGCCCGGAGGCGATGCCGCTGGCCGAGCAGCTGGCCTATTACCAGGGCGCCGATCTGCTGATCTTCGCCGAAGGCTCGGCGATGCACGGGCGTCAGCTTCTGGGCCGGCGCGACCAGACCGTCGTGGTGCTGAACCGCCGCCCCGGGATGCGGATCGGCCTGTCGGCCTTGCAGCCGCGGGTGTCCAAACTGATCTATGTCGAGGCCACCCGCGGCACCGCCTCGGTGCTCTGGCCCAGTGGCAAGCCCTGGATCGTGCGGGCGATCTCGCTTTACGACACCGAGACGCTGATCGGCGCCTTCGAAGCGCTGGGGATCCCGCTGTCGCGGGTCTGGGACGAGCGGGCCTATCTCGAGGCGCGCGACCGGGCGATCCGCAACTGGATCCGGATCCGCCTCGATCCGCGCCAGCCGATCGATCACGCCGCTTCGGCCCGGCAGGTGCGCACGGATTTCGGCAATCTCGGACTCGATCACCTGATCGACGAATTGCCCTGA
- a CDS encoding calcium-binding protein, with protein MAVIGGTGGNDPLAGTNNPDTINGLGGNDQLVGHGGNDALSGGAGGDTLVGGAGNDTLDGGTGSDRVFYFRETGPSGILADLETGRVTDTWGDTDTLIGIEWLYGSALNDTIRGFSSGNDLIFGNSGNDSIDGRGGDDVLIGDQGNDTLQGGAGSDQAAYFFETGSLGISVNLIAGTATDTWGHTDTLFNIERIIGSDHADTLRGSAAADYFHGHAGADLLETYSGEDTLVGGAGADTLRGGGGADMVGYFLEGGGSGVTVDLRAGTATDSWGDSDTLEGIEYVHGTDHGDTLLGSDAHGDRFFGYAGDDYMDGRDGNDLYYTGAGNDTIVVGGTIADARDTIVVNGAGHNTVIGGDSEGTQYGHHIVFTLNEAVTVNLATGLASSASMTTDFSAALYFLEVNGTMHDDLLVGGNPRFDYLEWYTGNQGNDTIDGGSGTADTVVYQPEEEIGSYNFDLGRVEYGTMGVVVNLATGVARDTFGDTDTLINIDHVRGTRFADAITGSAEGNAFWGLQGNDTFNGGAGEDTVHYGEDYLRGGTAGVTVNLFNQTGIDGYGNTDTLISIEHVHATARNDFLTGDNAGNRLFGEEGNDTLVGHGGRDVLVAGAGNDALRGGAEHDELVGDAGNDTLDGGEGDDLARYRDDPAGISADLLTGRVADGYGGTDTLINIEGIHGSDHGDTLSGDAGANEFSGFGGNDLIESRTGADTLLGGDGRDTLRGGGGNDELWGQAGTDTLDGGAGVDLVRYRDSAAGVSASLASGSAQDGFGGTDTLLNIEGIHGSDHGDTLTGDAGGNELSGFGGNDLLDGQGGDDTLLGGAGRDTLLGGTGADEIWGEAGDDTLDGRGGFDLARYGNSASGVTADLAAGSAQDGFGGTDALSNIEGLHGSDHGDVLRGDAGGNELSGFAGNDTLQGQGGADTILGGDGNDSIQGGAGNDEIWGQGGFDTIDGGSGSDLIRYRQDSAGVTVDLSASSAQDGAGNTDVLQNIENVDGSDYGDVLSGDSGGNRIFGYAGNDTVSGFGGADTIRGGAGHDSLSGGDGNDELWGEAGNDTLSGGAGTDLARYRATTGGVTVDLNAGQALDGYGTQDSLTGIENVHGSDYGDVLRGTSGENELRGFAGNDNISGFGGHDTLLGDTGNDTLSGGAGEDELWGGAGNDTLDGGAGRDLARYRDDTSGVTVDLAAGQALDGFGGSDALTGIEGAHGSDYGDTLRGDGGDNELFGFGGGDLLQGGTGNDTLTGGDGSDTLQGGAGTDLLSGDGGSDTIDGGDGTDVVRYRDDSTGVTVNLISGQALQGGSALDTLFNIENAHGSDHGDRLTGDVAANELSGFAGNDTITGNGGNDTILGGAGNDSLSGGSNNDEIWGEAGDDTIDGGAGSDLIRYRSAGAGVVADLAAGTAQDGDGGTDSLLNIENAHGSDHGDRLSGDADDNELSGFAGRDTLTGNGGNDTILGGTGNDSLSGGSGDDEIWGEAGDDTIDGGVGSDLIRYRSDTGGVSVDLTAGSATDGSGGSDVISGVENVHTSDYGDVVRGSAGANRIFGFAGDDTLRGEAGSDTLLGDGGSDVIEGGDGDDEIWGGGGDDTLSGGSGADLVRYRDAIGSVSVNLVTGDAQDGFGSADVLSGLEHVDGSDFSDNITGDGAGNRLFGFDGNDTISGNGGADTILGGAGNDSLSGGSGNDQIWGEAGDDTIDGGAGTDLVRYRGATSGLVVDLILGTVSGEGRDLLSGIENIDGSDQADLFIGSSAVNVLSGFGGADTFIGGAGNDVLSGRQGGDRYEFSAGDGYDVVNDLGDGSGTDRVVFHDYYARNATIIRQNPANEAILISFGATGDAVVLANTLNAGHSGAIEQIEWADGTVWTHADLIAALGQQGVVDSTGPTHQDNLLNRTSGDDVTDALGGNDLVRGLGGDDSLSGSDGNDTLIGGEGNDTLRGGDGNDRLEGGPGDDVKDGGAGTDTAVYGVTLSDAVVTLSGGVFTISSHLGTDRVSNVENFVFEDVTLDTAQMTAIARNAAPVSSLPATMTSTEGSISVDFAQFFSDPEGAALSWEIQGLPDGLSASGSGLTVSGTAEGSLTPYLVTVTASDPLNGRVSATVEWTIRNVNAAPTGGVRILGNAVEGEILTADTGTLADIDGLGDLTYVWTRDGVAVSGATTASYQLTAADIGHAIGVRVRYTDGFGTTETVSAPATAAVENVNAAPAGGVSISGTSTEGQVLTAMTGSLSDGDGLGALRYQWLRDGAEIEGANGTTYTLTDADIGARITLRVSYTDGQGTAESVTSPATSAVRNVNDSPTGGVTVDGTAAEGETLSANTTTLADGDGLGVLSYQWLRDGAGISGATGASYTLVADDIGSQISVRIRYTDGHGTAEGLTSASTATVTNTNDAPGGEVVITGDVEQGATLTADTSTLSDGDGVGPLSYQWLRDGTAIQGATAVSYHLGVADIGAEISVRIRYTDGGDTEETVTSDVTAPVISGNDLPTGTPVISGTAAQGQTLGVNTSSIADADGLGGFSYQWLRDGSAIQGATGATYTLVTADIGAMIRVRVSYTDGIGTAESLTSASTATVANSNDAPTGRPVVTGTATQGQTLTADTSAIADEDGLGSFSYQWLRDGAAISGATGASYTLAQADVGRSLSVRVGYTDGGGAAESLTSAGTAAVENVNDPVSGAPVITGTATRGAVLGVDTGAITDPDGFATPFFYEWYRDGSFVMGQRGETYTVTAADDGAAISVSVYYTDAGGTVERVSSAAVTSGGGNRAPTGAPVISGTPRPGETLTMATGSIADADGLGTLYYEWWQDGTRIAGAFSQSYTVGADDLGSAIIARVVYTDGYGTVERVDSAAVTITASGGTGVTRSGDAGNNRLEGTDGADSLSGLAGNDTLIGLADNDTLSGGDGSDTLNGGDGDDFIFGGASEADLRDVVYGGAGNDSIDGGYGNDELRGDAGNDTILGGYGVDNVLGGDGDDQLTGQTWSDAIFGGNGNDFINGGFGHDRVNGGAGADRFYHLGVEGHGSDWIQDFSDAEGDTLYFGGTATVDDFQVNFTETANAGTAGVEEAFVVYRPTGQILWALVDGGAQDHIDLLIGGVSYDLLAA; from the coding sequence ATGGCGGTAATCGGCGGAACGGGCGGCAACGACCCGCTGGCAGGCACGAACAATCCGGACACGATAAACGGTCTTGGCGGCAATGACCAACTTGTCGGACATGGCGGAAATGACGCCCTGTCCGGCGGGGCCGGGGGCGATACGCTGGTTGGCGGCGCGGGCAACGACACGCTCGACGGTGGCACGGGGTCCGACCGGGTCTTTTACTTCCGTGAGACTGGGCCTTCCGGGATATTGGCGGATCTGGAGACGGGTCGGGTCACGGATACCTGGGGCGATACGGACACGCTGATCGGGATCGAATGGCTTTACGGCTCGGCGCTGAACGACACGATCCGGGGGTTCAGCAGCGGCAACGACCTGATTTTCGGCAATAGCGGCAACGATTCCATCGACGGGCGCGGCGGCGACGATGTGCTGATCGGCGACCAGGGCAACGATACGCTGCAGGGCGGGGCGGGCTCCGACCAGGCGGCCTATTTCTTCGAGACCGGGTCGCTGGGGATCTCGGTGAACCTGATCGCCGGCACGGCGACGGATACCTGGGGCCACACCGACACGCTGTTCAATATCGAGCGGATCATCGGGTCGGACCATGCCGACACGCTGCGCGGTTCGGCGGCGGCGGATTATTTCCACGGCCATGCCGGTGCGGACCTGCTGGAGACCTATAGCGGCGAGGACACGCTGGTCGGCGGCGCCGGGGCCGACACGCTGCGCGGCGGCGGCGGCGCCGACATGGTGGGCTATTTCCTGGAGGGCGGCGGCAGCGGGGTCACTGTGGATCTGCGCGCCGGCACCGCCACCGACAGCTGGGGCGACAGCGACACGCTGGAGGGGATCGAATACGTCCACGGCACCGATCACGGCGACACGCTGCTGGGCTCTGACGCGCATGGCGACCGGTTCTTCGGCTATGCCGGCGACGATTACATGGACGGTCGCGACGGCAACGATCTCTATTACACCGGCGCCGGCAACGACACGATCGTCGTCGGCGGCACCATCGCCGATGCCCGCGACACGATCGTGGTCAACGGGGCGGGGCACAACACCGTCATCGGCGGCGATTCCGAGGGCACGCAATACGGCCATCACATCGTCTTCACGCTGAACGAGGCGGTGACGGTCAACCTGGCCACCGGTCTGGCCAGCTCGGCCAGCATGACCACGGATTTCAGCGCGGCGCTGTATTTCCTCGAGGTCAACGGCACGATGCATGACGACCTCCTGGTCGGTGGCAACCCGCGCTTCGACTATCTGGAATGGTATACCGGCAACCAGGGCAACGACACGATCGACGGTGGCAGCGGCACCGCCGACACGGTGGTCTATCAGCCCGAGGAAGAGATCGGGTCGTATAATTTCGATCTCGGCCGGGTCGAATACGGCACCATGGGGGTGGTGGTGAACCTGGCCACCGGGGTGGCACGGGACACGTTCGGCGACACCGACACGCTGATCAATATCGACCATGTGCGCGGCACGCGCTTTGCCGACGCGATCACCGGCAGCGCCGAGGGCAATGCCTTCTGGGGTCTGCAGGGCAACGACACGTTCAACGGCGGTGCCGGCGAGGACACCGTGCATTACGGCGAGGATTACCTGCGCGGCGGCACCGCCGGGGTCACCGTCAATCTGTTCAACCAGACCGGCATCGACGGCTATGGCAACACCGACACGCTGATCAGCATCGAACATGTCCATGCCACCGCGCGCAACGATTTCCTGACCGGGGACAATGCCGGCAACCGGCTGTTCGGCGAGGAGGGCAACGACACGCTGGTGGGCCATGGCGGCCGGGATGTGCTGGTGGCGGGCGCCGGCAACGACGCGCTACGCGGCGGCGCCGAGCATGACGAGCTGGTGGGCGACGCGGGCAATGACACGCTAGATGGCGGCGAGGGCGACGATCTGGCGCGCTACCGCGACGACCCTGCCGGGATCTCGGCGGATCTGCTGACCGGGCGGGTCGCCGACGGTTATGGCGGCACCGACACGCTGATCAATATCGAGGGGATCCACGGCTCGGATCACGGCGACACGCTGTCGGGGGATGCCGGGGCGAACGAGTTTTCCGGCTTCGGCGGCAACGATCTGATCGAGAGCCGCACCGGGGCCGACACGCTGCTGGGCGGCGACGGGCGCGACACGCTGCGCGGCGGCGGCGGCAATGACGAGCTCTGGGGCCAGGCCGGCACCGACACGCTGGACGGCGGCGCCGGGGTCGATCTGGTACGCTATCGCGACAGCGCGGCGGGGGTTTCGGCGAGCCTGGCCTCGGGCAGCGCGCAGGACGGGTTCGGGGGCACCGACACGCTGCTGAATATCGAGGGCATTCACGGCTCCGATCACGGCGACACGCTGACCGGCGATGCCGGCGGCAACGAGCTGTCGGGCTTCGGCGGAAACGATCTGCTCGACGGCCAGGGCGGCGACGACACGCTGCTGGGCGGGGCGGGGCGCGACACGCTTCTGGGCGGCACCGGCGCCGACGAGATCTGGGGCGAGGCGGGCGACGACACGCTGGACGGGCGCGGCGGGTTCGACCTTGCGCGCTACGGCAACTCGGCCTCCGGGGTGACGGCGGATCTGGCGGCGGGCAGCGCGCAGGACGGGTTCGGCGGCACCGATGCGCTGAGCAATATCGAGGGTCTGCACGGCTCCGATCACGGCGACGTGCTGCGCGGCGACGCCGGCGGCAACGAGCTGTCGGGTTTTGCCGGCAACGACACGCTGCAAGGCCAGGGCGGCGCCGACACCATCCTCGGCGGCGACGGAAACGACAGCATCCAGGGCGGAGCCGGAAATGACGAGATCTGGGGCCAGGGCGGCTTCGACACGATCGACGGCGGCAGCGGCAGCGACCTGATCCGCTATCGCCAGGACAGCGCGGGCGTCACCGTGGACCTGAGCGCCAGCTCGGCCCAGGACGGCGCCGGCAACACCGATGTGTTGCAGAATATCGAGAATGTCGACGGCTCCGATTACGGCGACGTGCTGAGCGGCGATAGCGGCGGCAACCGGATCTTCGGTTATGCCGGCAATGATACGGTGTCGGGCTTTGGCGGTGCCGACACGATCCGCGGCGGGGCGGGGCATGACAGCCTGTCCGGCGGCGACGGCAATGACGAGCTCTGGGGCGAGGCGGGCAACGATACCCTGTCCGGCGGCGCCGGCACCGACCTCGCGCGCTACCGCGCCACCACCGGCGGGGTCACGGTCGATCTCAATGCCGGCCAGGCACTGGACGGCTACGGCACGCAGGACAGCCTGACCGGTATCGAGAACGTGCACGGCTCGGATTACGGCGATGTGCTGCGCGGCACGTCGGGCGAGAACGAGCTGCGCGGCTTCGCGGGCAACGATAATATCTCCGGCTTTGGCGGGCACGACACATTGCTGGGCGATACCGGCAATGACACGCTGTCCGGCGGCGCCGGCGAGGACGAGCTCTGGGGTGGTGCCGGCAACGACACGCTCGACGGTGGTGCCGGGCGCGACCTGGCGCGTTACCGCGACGACACGTCCGGGGTCACGGTCGATCTGGCTGCGGGCCAGGCTCTGGACGGGTTCGGCGGCAGTGATGCGCTGACCGGAATCGAGGGCGCTCATGGCTCCGATTACGGCGACACGCTGCGTGGCGATGGCGGCGACAACGAACTCTTCGGCTTTGGCGGCGGCGACCTTTTGCAGGGCGGTACGGGCAATGACACGCTCACCGGTGGCGACGGCTCGGACACGCTCCAGGGCGGTGCCGGCACCGACCTGCTGAGCGGCGACGGCGGCTCCGACACGATCGACGGCGGCGACGGTACCGATGTGGTGCGCTACCGCGACGACAGCACAGGGGTCACGGTCAACCTGATCTCGGGCCAGGCGCTGCAAGGCGGTTCGGCGCTCGATACGCTCTTCAATATCGAAAATGCACATGGTTCCGATCACGGCGACCGGCTGACCGGTGACGTCGCGGCGAACGAATTGTCTGGCTTTGCCGGCAACGATACGATCACCGGCAATGGCGGCAATGACACGATCCTCGGCGGCGCCGGCAATGACAGCCTCTCGGGCGGCAGCAACAATGACGAGATCTGGGGCGAGGCAGGCGACGATACGATCGATGGCGGCGCCGGCAGCGACCTGATCCGCTACCGCAGCGCCGGGGCCGGGGTTGTCGCGGATCTGGCCGCAGGGACAGCGCAGGACGGCGATGGCGGCACCGACAGCCTGCTCAATATCGAGAACGCGCATGGCTCGGATCACGGCGACCGGCTCAGCGGCGATGCCGACGACAACGAGCTTTCGGGCTTTGCCGGCCGCGACACGCTCACCGGCAATGGCGGCAATGACACGATCCTTGGCGGCACCGGCAATGACAGCCTCTCGGGCGGCAGCGGCGATGACGAGATCTGGGGCGAGGCGGGCGACGATACGATCGATGGCGGCGTCGGCAGCGACCTGATCCGCTACCGGTCCGACACGGGCGGCGTCAGCGTCGATCTGACCGCAGGCAGCGCCACCGACGGCTCCGGCGGCAGCGATGTCATCTCGGGGGTCGAGAACGTCCACACCTCCGATTACGGCGATGTGGTGCGCGGATCCGCCGGAGCGAACCGGATCTTCGGCTTTGCCGGCGACGACACGCTGCGCGGTGAGGCGGGCAGCGACACGCTGCTCGGCGATGGCGGCAGCGATGTGATCGAGGGGGGCGATGGCGATGACGAGATCTGGGGCGGTGGCGGCGATGACACGCTGAGCGGCGGCAGCGGCGCCGACCTCGTGCGCTATCGCGACGCGATCGGCTCGGTCTCGGTGAACCTGGTCACAGGCGATGCGCAGGACGGGTTCGGTAGCGCCGATGTGCTGAGCGGGCTCGAGCATGTCGATGGTTCGGATTTCTCCGACAATATCACCGGCGACGGGGCCGGTAACCGGCTCTTCGGATTTGACGGCAACGATACGATCTCCGGCAATGGCGGCGCCGACACGATCCTCGGCGGGGCCGGAAATGACAGCCTGTCCGGCGGCAGCGGCAATGACCAGATCTGGGGTGAGGCGGGCGACGACACCATCGACGGCGGCGCCGGCACCGATCTGGTGCGTTACCGCGGCGCCACCTCCGGGCTGGTGGTCGATCTGATCCTAGGCACGGTCAGCGGCGAGGGCCGCGATCTGCTTTCCGGGATCGAGAATATCGACGGCTCCGACCAGGCCGACCTGTTCATCGGATCCAGCGCGGTCAATGTGCTGTCCGGTTTCGGCGGGGCCGATACCTTTATCGGCGGGGCCGGCAACGATGTGCTGTCGGGCCGCCAGGGCGGCGACCGGTATGAATTCAGTGCCGGCGACGGCTATGACGTGGTCAACGACCTCGGCGACGGCAGCGGCACGGACCGGGTCGTGTTCCACGATTACTATGCGCGCAATGCCACGATCATCCGCCAGAACCCCGCCAACGAGGCGATCCTGATCAGCTTCGGCGCCACCGGAGATGCGGTGGTTCTGGCCAACACGCTGAACGCCGGGCACAGCGGCGCGATCGAGCAGATCGAATGGGCCGACGGCACCGTCTGGACCCATGCGGATCTGATCGCCGCGCTGGGACAGCAGGGTGTGGTCGACAGCACCGGTCCGACCCATCAGGACAACCTGCTCAACCGCACGTCGGGCGACGATGTCACCGATGCGCTCGGCGGCAACGACCTGGTGCGCGGTCTGGGCGGTGACGACAGCCTGTCGGGCAGCGACGGCAACGACACGCTGATTGGCGGCGAGGGCAACGATACCCTGCGCGGCGGCGACGGCAACGACCGGCTCGAAGGCGGCCCCGGCGACGACGTCAAGGATGGCGGCGCCGGCACCGATACCGCGGTCTACGGGGTGACGCTTTCGGATGCGGTGGTCACGCTGTCCGGCGGGGTCTTCACCATCTCTTCGCATCTGGGCACCGACCGGGTCAGCAATGTCGAAAATTTCGTCTTCGAGGACGTGACCCTCGACACCGCGCAGATGACCGCCATCGCGCGGAACGCGGCGCCGGTCTCCTCCCTGCCCGCGACAATGACCAGCACGGAAGGCAGCATCAGCGTCGATTTCGCGCAGTTCTTCAGCGATCCGGAAGGCGCGGCGCTGAGCTGGGAGATCCAGGGCCTGCCGGACGGGCTAAGCGCCTCCGGCTCCGGGCTGACCGTGAGCGGCACCGCCGAGGGCAGCCTGACCCCCTATCTGGTCACCGTCACGGCGAGCGACCCGCTGAACGGACGGGTCAGCGCCACGGTGGAATGGACCATCCGCAACGTCAACGCCGCCCCGACCGGCGGGGTGCGCATCCTTGGCAACGCGGTCGAAGGCGAGATCCTGACCGCCGATACCGGCACCCTGGCCGATATCGACGGGCTCGGCGACCTGACCTATGTCTGGACCCGCGACGGCGTGGCGGTCTCCGGCGCCACCACCGCCAGCTATCAGCTGACCGCCGCCGATATCGGCCACGCGATCGGGGTCCGGGTGCGCTATACCGACGGCTTCGGCACGACCGAAACCGTGTCGGCGCCGGCCACCGCCGCGGTGGAAAACGTCAACGCCGCCCCGGCAGGCGGGGTCTCGATCTCCGGCACCTCCACCGAGGGGCAGGTCCTGACCGCGATGACCGGCAGCCTGAGCGACGGCGACGGGCTCGGCGCGCTGCGCTACCAGTGGCTGCGCGACGGGGCGGAGATCGAGGGGGCCAACGGCACCACGTATACGCTGACCGATGCCGATATCGGTGCGCGGATCACCCTGCGGGTGAGCTATACCGATGGCCAGGGCACTGCGGAAAGCGTGACCAGCCCCGCCACCAGCGCGGTACGCAATGTCAATGACAGCCCCACCGGCGGGGTGACGGTCGATGGCACCGCGGCCGAGGGCGAAACCCTCAGCGCCAACACAACGACCCTGGCCGATGGCGACGGGCTCGGGGTGCTGAGCTATCAGTGGCTGCGCGACGGGGCCGGGATTTCCGGCGCCACCGGGGCCTCCTATACGCTGGTGGCCGACGATATCGGCAGCCAGATCAGCGTCCGGATCCGCTATACCGACGGGCACGGCACGGCAGAGGGCCTGACCAGCGCCAGCACCGCGACAGTGACCAATACCAATGACGCCCCCGGCGGCGAGGTGGTGATCACAGGCGATGTGGAGCAGGGCGCCACGCTGACCGCCGATACCAGCACGCTCTCCGATGGCGACGGGGTCGGGCCGCTGAGCTATCAGTGGTTGCGCGACGGCACTGCCATCCAGGGCGCCACCGCGGTTTCCTATCATCTCGGGGTCGCCGATATCGGTGCCGAGATCAGCGTCCGGATCCGCTATACCGATGGTGGGGACACCGAGGAAACGGTGACCAGTGACGTCACCGCCCCGGTGATCAGCGGCAACGACCTGCCCACCGGCACGCCGGTGATCTCGGGCACCGCGGCGCAGGGGCAGACGCTCGGGGTGAACACCTCCAGCATCGCCGATGCGGACGGGCTCGGCGGCTTCAGCTATCAATGGCTGCGCGACGGCAGCGCCATCCAGGGCGCCACCGGTGCGACCTACACGCTGGTCACCGCCGATATCGGCGCCATGATCCGCGTCCGGGTCAGCTATACCGACGGCATCGGCACGGCAGAGAGCCTGACCAGCGCCAGCACCGCGACAGTGGCCAATTCTAACGATGCGCCGACGGGCCGGCCGGTGGTCACCGGCACTGCCACCCAAGGCCAGACCCTGACCGCCGATACCTCGGCGATCGCCGACGAGGACGGGCTGGGCAGCTTCAGCTACCAGTGGCTGCGCGACGGGGCGGCGATTTCCGGCGCCACCGGTGCGAGCTATACGCTGGCTCAGGCCGATGTCGGGCGGAGCCTGTCGGTCCGGGTCGGCTATACCGATGGCGGCGGCGCCGCCGAGAGCCTGACCAGTGCCGGCACCGCCGCGGTGGAGAATGTCAACGATCCGGTCAGCGGCGCACCCGTTATCACCGGCACCGCGACCCGTGGTGCGGTGCTGGGGGTCGACACCGGTGCGATCACCGATCCCGACGGCTTTGCCACGCCGTTCTTCTACGAATGGTACCGCGACGGCAGCTTTGTCATGGGCCAGCGGGGCGAGACCTATACGGTCACCGCTGCCGATGACGGCGCCGCGATCAGCGTCAGTGTCTATTACACCGACGCAGGCGGCACGGTCGAACGGGTCAGCAGCGCCGCGGTCACCTCCGGCGGCGGCAACCGCGCGCCCACCGGCGCGCCGGTGATCTCCGGCACGCCACGCCCGGGCGAGACCCTGACTATGGCAACCGGCAGCATCGCCGATGCGGACGGGCTGGGCACGCTCTATTACGAATGGTGGCAGGACGGCACGCGCATCGCCGGGGCCTTCTCGCAGAGTTACACGGTAGGAGCCGACGACCTCGGCAGCGCGATCATCGCCCGCGTCGTCTATACCGACGGCTACGGTACGGTGGAGCGGGTCGACAGCGCCGCAGTCACCATCACCGCCAGCGGCGGCACCGGAGTGACGCGCAGCGGCGATGCCGGCAACAACCGTCTCGAAGGCACGGACGGGGCCGACAGCCTGAGCGGGCTGGCCGGCAACGACACGCTGATCGGCCTGGCGGACAACGACACGCTCAGCGGCGGCGATGGCAGCGATACGCTCAATGGCGGCGATGGCGACGATTTCATCTTCGGCGGCGCCTCCGAGGCCGATCTGCGCGACGTGGTCTATGGCGGTGCCGGCAACGACTCGATCGACGGCGGTTACGGCAATGACGAGCTTCGCGGCGACGCCGGCAACGACACCATCCTCGGCGGTTACGGGGTCGACAACGTGCTGGGTGGCGATGGCGACGACCAGCTGACCGGCCAGACCTGGTCGGATGCGATCTTTGGCGGCAACGGCAACGATTTCATCAATGGCGGCTTCGGCCATGACCGGGTGAATGGCGGCGCCGGGGCGGACCGGTTCTATCACCTCGGCGTGGAAGGGCATGGCTCCGACTGGATCCAGGACTTCTCCGATGCCGAGGGCGACACGCTCTATTTCGGCGGAACCGCGACGGTCGACGACTTCCAGGTCAATTTCACCGAGACCGCCAATGCCGGCACCGCCGGGGTCGAGGAAGCCTTTGTCGTCTACCGCCCCACCGGGCAGATCCTCTGGGCGCTGGTGGATGGCGGCGCGCAGGATCATATCGATCTGCTGATCGGCGGGGTGAGCTACGACCTGCTGGCGGCCTGA